The Pyrus communis chromosome 5, drPyrComm1.1, whole genome shotgun sequence region TGCCTCTTCTCTGTTGGATAAATTTGGATTGAAAGAATGTAAATCTGTCTCTATTCCTCTTGTGGCTACTGAAAAGTTAAGTAAAGAAGATGGAAGTGGTGCAGCAGATGAAGAGAAATACAGAAAACTTGTAGGCAGTTTATTGTATCTTACTGCTACAAGACCAGATGTGATGTATGCAGCTAGTTTGTTAGCTAGATATATGCATGGCCCTTCTAACAAGCACTATGGGATAGCTAAGAGAGTGCTCAGATATATCAAGGGAACACTGGACTATGGGTTGCATTATATGAAAGGCAAGGAGGCAGTTTTGGTTGGTTTCtgtgatagtgattggggaggatCAATAGATGACAGTAAGAGTACCTCAGGCTATGCGTTTTCTTTTGGCAGTGGAGTGTTCTCATGGGCTTCTGTGAAACAAAATTGTGTTGCACTATCCACagcagaggctgaatatataaGTGCTGCCGAAGCAACATCTCAAGCTATATGGATCAGGTTTGTTCTTGAAGATTTTGGAGAATTACAAGCTGAGGCAACTTCTGTGCAGTGTGATAACACATCTGCAATCTCAATATCCAAGAACCCTGTGTTTCACCAGAAGACAAAACACATTGACAGGAGATATCACTTCATCAAGGATGCCTTGCAGCAAGGGATAATTGACTTGGTTTACTGTCCTACCAaagaacaagtggcagacatttTCACCAAGGCATTACCAAAGGACAGATTCAACTATCTCAGGGACAAACTTGGAGTTATATCAGCTCAAAGCTTAAAGGGGAGTATTAGTGTATAAGCTGTGAGCTAAGTAAAGTTAAAGTAAATAAGCCTTGTTTCTAATTGTGTATTCACTTAGTCTTAGATTATGACAAGTGTAAGGCTGAGATTGTATTGTTGGTTGTGTGTATCCAGCTAAGTCTTGTTAACAGAATTATTCCCTTTTGCACGATTGTGTGTGCTGTGTGGAAAATATACTttacaaaggaagaaaaggttCCTCTGTAACTTGCAGAGAGAATAGCAGTCATTTCTACATTCTCAGTGCATTTTCTCCTTCTTCCATTTTACAAAACGCTAACATCTCTCACTTTCAAAAGTCAGTACTAGTTGATTCCCTTGTCGTCGTACAAATTTGCATCAACTCCTCCGCCACCCCATCCATCTCTtcatcctctttcttcttcattttgtcACTTAATTCCAATGCCTTTATCCTCACACCCTCTCCAATTTTCTCCACCACATCTCTGATCACCTTCGCTACCTCTTCCCGTCGTAAACTGCCTCCTCCGCCGGTTCTTATAACCTCCACACCAACGCCAACCTCCTCCACCAGTCTGGCGTTTAATGGCTGGTCAAGTTGCATGGGCATGGCTATAATCGGAACACCAAACTTGATGCTCTCCAACACCGAGCTCCATCCACAGTGACTCACAAACCCACGAACACTAGAATGCTTCAATATTTTTGCCTGTGGGGCCCAATCCTCCACTATCATCCCCCTCTCCCCTACCCTCTCCCCAAACCCTTTTGGCAAAACATCTTCAACCCTGGTACTTTTCTCTTCCTTAGGAAACCTAATAACCCAAATGAAACTCACTTGGCTAAGCTCCAATCCAAGAGCTATCTCTTGTATTTCCTCCTTGGACAAAAAGTACTCGCTCCCGAAGGACACAAACACGACTGAAGCTCTTTCCCTTTCGTTTAGCCATTTGATGATCGACGATTCCTCATCGACTTTTTGATCCATTGGGTCTTGAACAAGTGAACCGACGGGCACAATCTTCTTCTCCATTAACTTTGAGAGAGAATCAATATATTTTGATTCAATCTCTCCAGAAGTCTTTACCAAAATGATGTTACGAGACCGATCACTGCACAGCAGTGCGCGTTCTACGTCCTTGATGCCATTTGCTGAAGATTCCAGCACACTGCTGAACTTCTTAGTTTCGTAATCCCGAAGATAGATGGAAGGATAAGGGAATAGAACATTAGGGTTCTTGAGATGGTGAACATAAAATGAAATCACGGCAGCACTGGTGGTAAAGAACTCGACGGCCGGAATGTTGTGCGACGAAGCTAGGGAGGGTGCCCATGGCTGGAGAAAATCATATATGAGCAAATCTGGTTTTAGGGTACTGAGGATTTGGGAGAAGTTATCGCTGGACATGTCGAAGGCTTTTTTGAGAGTGGGCATGAGATGGGGTGGGAGGCCATTGGTGGTGTGGTAGTGAGGTGGCAACTCATCGTGTGGAAGATGAAGTTCCACAAACTCAATGCAGTGAGAGTATTTCTGAGGGAGTTTGGGCTTGATGCAGCTGAGATTTACCGGTGTGGAGCAAATAAGGATGTGAAAATCTCTGCGATCGGTAAGTTTCTTGGCTAGCTCTAGGAAGGGAGAAATATGGCCGTGACCTAACCATGGAAGCATAAGGATGCTAATGCTTCTGTGATGATCAGAATAAACCATTTTTTTCCCCTAAATTTGGctctttttttgttgttggttgtAGATGATTGTAGGCCCCTAGTTACGTTAAATTTTGGTGgatatatatacctatatagTGCAAGATATGTAGAATTTGAAGAAATACGTGGAACCTTCATATGGATGGTTCCTGTAAGTAGTAGGAATTTGCggattaagttttatgaaaaagaCGTATATGGCCAATGAAGTAAGAAAAAAGCAGCTTAAACTTGGCTTTCTTCAATTAGTTAGCTGGACATTTAATTTTCACATAGTACTCTTCTAAGTGGAATTGAACTTCTAATCAGAGGTGATGAATGGTCCAAACTCTTCCGTCTCTAGATGAAAGTTATTtaataattgtcaaaaaataataaaaataaaaagttgctCCTAATCTCTAACCAGGTTTCAAGGTTTCAAAGCATTGTACTCATGGTTTCAAGGTTCAAGGTATCGTAATTACGGTTTCAGGGTTGGTATAATTATGTTTCACAATATCGTAATTATGGCTTAAGTATCGTATCATTAAGTAATTTTAGACTCAATCTTTGTCATCGGCTTAATTAAGTATTTGTTATTGCATGCCGTGGGTgcttaggtcatctccaattgcaaagggtcataggccaaaATATAACaccgtctccaaccgatggctacgccaaagggcttgtgggccccactcGACTATATCTTATCCACCAAGCTAGCGGGTTGGCCAAAAgagccagccagccagcccaTTTCACCCAGCCCAACCTATTCCAATGACTACCTGGCATCATGCTGACGCCAGCTAACAACAGCTAGCTGATGTCAGGTTACGgttggaatttgaattttttttaagcaaaattaaaaaaaaaaaagattctaattttttttttccctattaatacctaagtcatttttataccatttctcacatcattttcaccattccatattaTTTTACcccattttatttcaattctccaCATTCTATTAAGGACAAGTGGCACAAAATATGTccgaaaaccttattttaatatggtagtttgactcaattaatcatattaattcaattaaaataataaattattgagtgTTTAAAAAATAGTCCCATTCGGTCGAAGATTGATATTTTCGTCAAAAAGCTATGTTTTGATCGGTTGAAAATGGTACAAAATATAGTCTGACACTGTTCATTAATAAAAATCTTTTAAGACTATACGACTGAAGCAGATAAAACCGCATCATGCATACGAGGAGGTGGCAACTCTCCCTCAGCGTTTCACCTTGCTAGAATGTAAAGCAGATAAAACCGCATCATGCATGGGACCATCTCTTTCTCTGTTGCATAAACAAAAGATCGATATTGATAGAGGTGGGCAGTGAGGTGGCACACAAGATAatacaaaccaaataaaagcTGCTTGAAGTCTAGTATGTGAGGCGGCGCGTAGCGGAGGGGCCCATGCATGATGCGGTTTATCTTTTAGCAAACTCTAGaacatgacttatatataaaataaagatatgtattaatttttataaCAGAAGCATCTTTTGGCAAACTCTAGAACGTGActtatatataacaaaaaattttaaacgagagacttatttttcttttctctcctcttAATATATGCGAGTCCGTTATATCAAGTctcattttatgaaaaaaatatttacaacaaaaatttacgtaaattttattttattaacacaAAACGTTGTATAATGCAACATATTATAAATCTTTCTCGTTTTGTTGACACGAAATATTACATAGCAATATAGCCGTATTAGGTAAGTTGTAAAAGCACACCACACATGTGCTTTTTCTGTTGGAATATATGCACACAGATTCTTTGGATCTACTGCTGCTGTTGCGGCTGAGAATGAATGGTCCCTCAAAATTTGcgtctctcttcttctttcacATGACTTACTTTAGACCTAGATTTTTCGTTGGTGTTCAGGTGTCGTAATTGCATACATAAAAGTATTGCTGAGTCATATAGTCGATCATCTTTTGTGTCACACAAATCAATATACTTGAAAGCTTCATTTTAAACATAAGTATTACGATGTAATTGCATATGTGAAAGTATTGTTGACTCATAGTAGTCAATCGTCTTTTGTGTCACACGTATCAATATACCTTTGGATTATTAGGATTGTTCACAGATAAGTTAAGTCtgtattaagttcttttcttgCCTTTTGACGAAGgagttttatttataatatcaTATATTACTTTATAAAGTAGTTCAAGGTCATTTAAGTTAATTTCTTAGTTATTAGTTTAGGCTGACAGAACAGAAACAAGAGTTGTTAATTTAACAGGGTTAATCATAACTAAAACTTGAACAAAATTAGTTAAAAGTGACATATGGTTTAATGGAAGATACAAAAACAATAGATCTATTTTACATAAGTACAAATAAAGGAGATTCAGGCAAGATTACAACCTTGGCCGGCAAGGTTCGTCCTCTTGCAGACAGTGACGGATCTAGAATTTTAAACTCGGAGGGTCCCAATAATAAAggtcaaaaaatttatagacaaaagtAACGTcgaaaagttaaatataatacatttcattcaaaaatcatgtgcaaaacaacattacaagctataaaatcctaattaaagCGTCCACGACGAGGTTTCATAGTCTGAAAATGTTCTATGATAGCTTCATtaccaatacatgaaaaaacatctttctcaatgtaaacaactaaGTTGTCattcaaccattgatctccTATTTTGTTGCGAAGTGGATTCTTAATGATATTCATAACGGAAAATGTCATCTCCACTGAAGCAATTGCAACTGGTAAAACCAAAGTCAACTGAACAACCaaatatacatatgcaaatGTTTGATGCAACCCtttctccaccattttcttAGCAAGCTCATTAATCCCCTGCAATTGAGAAAAATCATTATCAAAACGCACAAAATGGGAACTCATACTTTGTAGGCCTACAAGGTCCCATTTGCAAATATGCTCTTCGGACCTCATCTTGAATATTAGAAGGATAATCTTTCATTCGAATTCTTTTTCCCGGGTCTCTCTCAAGATTATTAAAATCAATGTCACACTCATTTTGTCTTGAGCTTGAACTATCCGAACAAGTAGATGGTGctattggctttggcttgaaaaatctttccatattttttatttctaaactacacatttaaccaaaaacacaaaacatattccaatcaagcaataaacaaaaattccatctaaatttcaatgataaaatgagtatacaaacataaaacatatcaacaatcatatcaataatagactaaaaatctccaacaatatctaatataatttaattgagattagattagaataccAAAAAGTTTACTTGAATTTTGAACCAAATAGTGGTAGTTTGGAGAATTGAAACAAGTGGAGGTATGATATTAGAGTAATGTAATTATAATATGGGATTGGGTGGGAttagaaatttagggttttggaatTGGGTGAATATAAGAAAGATGGGGGGATTAGGGGGGCAAAACAGAGGAATAGGGAAAGGACTCTTGGGAAAGATGGCCCGTGTGGGGCTAGGCCTTAAAAAAGAGAGTATGGAATCATGGACAAACGGCACCGTTTATCTCAGGCTtaaaagaatataaaatataaaaaataaacaaattaaacaaattggcCAAAACACTGCGTTTTGGACCAACTTTTAAAAAGGcatgtttgttttctttcttctcccccaCGGCCCCGCTGTCTTCGTCTTCGTTGCAAGCTGCAACCTTCAAGCTGCAGCCTGCAGTACAGACCTCGTGTTCAAGTACGAGGGGTCCTCCGGAAAATTTCTAGCAGCATTTTAGAATCGCCGAggggtcctgggacctcccaGGTCCCTCTGTAGATCCGTCTCTGCTTGCAGACACCTCTCCTTGTATTTTACAGTGATTGAAATCTtggaaaatgaaatataaacGAGGTTTACTAAAGGGATTCGATACTACAACAAAGGGAATGGTCAGAGCTTCTAAAACTGGACAAAAGAAAGCTTTCTATGGTAGACCTGCGACTTGAAATGGACAAGGGGTAGACAAATTAAAGCTTTTTTTGGTTTCACTGTTGAGTGTACTGAGAGTTgcttgattgattggttgagaGAGAGTTTATGCTTGTGCCCTTCATTGCTTTTATAGACTTTTCTAGCCTAATTGTCCAAGTCTTCCCTTTTAGTGATGTCTTCCAGAGCATGGTAAGTCATCATCAGCTTTTGCTAATCACCTACCCATGCCATGGAAAAGTACTTATTGCTGAGGTTGAGCTGCCCTATGTAGCTTCACTTCTCACATAGGCTTGCTGTTTATTAGTTGccaaaaaacaattttaaattcATCTTGGGCTGCCAACTGTCAGAGCCCAATCCTTTTCTGGTTTTCGTATGCCTGGGTCTTTAATAGTATTGAGCTCAATATTAAATATCTATCCAAACAGTGCCTCTTTTAATCATTATTATGTCTGCTAATCAAGACAttgataataattaaaattttggtgCCTCTTTTAATCATTATTATGTCTCTCTTCTTCTTTACATGGCTTACTTTAGACCTAGATTTTTCGTTGGTGTTCAGGTGTCGTAATTGCATTGTAAGAACCCGTACTTTTAGAAAATATATTTATACGATTATTTGACGGTaacgtgtgtatatatacatatatatttgtatatgtatatatgtttttatcCGTTGAACTacatgtttatatatttattctattacatataaatatacaaCTTATTTTTCTAGCTTTTGTTTGCTGAGCACTTAGTTTGGTGTTTGTAGTTAGCCGTACAGTTGTAATATGGCGGCTAAGAGAGTCCTCTAATTGGTTCAAAGGGGCGGCCCATGATGGCTTTGGCTCCAATTGGATAACCAAAGTCCTTGTATCAACAGCTCATGTTAAAATTTCAAGAGTCATATACCACCTGTCCATTGTATGCAATTTTAATGCCACCTCCAGATTTAATTTAGTTAGGTTTAGGGAAGATGTGATGGTGTGGAGGAAAATAATTGTGGTTGAGATTTCCAATTCAAGAATGGTGAGGGCTTTGACGCTGTTTATATATGATGGTTTGAGGGAAAGCTCTAGATGGTACTCTGTCATACGGGAGTTGATCTAGATGGTGGACTCTTGTAATAGAGGGTCAGAGCAATGCTTTGGAATTCAGATAGGGGAAATAAGGCAGACCTTTAcagaaattgattttattaaatttcgtgaAGTGCTATAATATTCTTGATCTTTTTGGTTGATTTATATGGTTGGATTTTAATTGGCTAATTGCTTTAGttaattgtttatttgttattggGTATAAAATTATGGCTGAAACGTTATTCGTTGAGAATATGCTGTGATACATGTGAAAGATAAAATGACATCATTTGTGCATCATTCATATTGATGTGGTTTGAATTTCAGTGTTCAAATTGGAAGTATGGAAATGATGGTAGTTGGAAAGGATATTTTGTGTAGTTCATTGTGAAACCAGTTCTAGGCTAGCCCGATGTGCACAGTAGAATAGGATATCGATGAGAATTGTCGATGTGGGTGATTTGGGCTGGAGATCAATGAATTAGATAAGATGACTAGCAAAAGGGGTTTATGAACTTGGGGTATCATATGGGGGTTAGTTTCTATAATAGAACATTCGAACGACCTTCACAGGGGTAAAATGCATGGTATGGGACGTGCAGGTCCGTGTgttatattatataaattaacggGGGTAGGTGAAGAGGTTCAATTGCATTCATGCATTATTATCAataatgatttgatatttggcTATATGATTTCATGACACTAAGTTAATAGTATCAATTTACTCTGATAAGGTTATGTCCCTATTGAGTTGTTGAAGCTCACCCCTCTATTGTTATGTAGGTTTAAGAACTAAACAGTCAAAAAGGGTATACGGGATGAGATCGGATTAAGTGTGAGTATAGAATTTTGTATTAACTTATTTTAGTCTTGTAAAGAATTATCGATTTCTTGTTATAAgaggaatttcatatttttccacCCATTTTCactttccttttatttaattttatttttagcttGCGCACCGGATTTGGGTTCGAGATTTTTCCTATTGACTCCGGATTCGAGGCGTGACAGGCATACATAAAAGTATTGCTGACTCATATAGTCGATTGTCTTTTGTGTCACACAAATCAATATACCTGGAAGCTTCATTTTAAACACGATGTAATTGCATATATAAAAGATGTAATTGCATATGTAAAAGTATTGCTAACTCATAATAGTCAACCGTCTTTTGTGTTGCACATATCAATATacctttcctttctttttggtaaatatttaaaaactgaGAATTATTACATGTACTAACAAAATCTACTACTTCACTCTTCATAAGAATCAGTACTAGGGTTACGTTATAATTTTGTTAGTGTTCGGGCTAGATTTGTCCCTTACATAACTTCCCCCTGTCTTGCTTGTCAGGCAGAGTTTGTTGCTTGGTTTCTGCAATATACGTTTATCAGTTTGAAGGGTGCCTTCGTGGGGCCTTTGTTAGGCCGATAGCATAGAAACAAGAGTAGTTGATATAGAAACAATAGATTTATTTTACATAAGTACAAATAAAGGAGATTTAGGCAAGATTACAACCTTGGCCGGCAAGGTTCGTCCTCTTGTAGACACCTCTCCTTGTATTTTACAGTGATTGAAATCTtggaaaatgaaatataaacGAGGTTTACTAAAGGGATTTGATACTACAACAAAGGGAATGGTAGCAGAGCTTCTAAAACTGGACAAAAGAAAGCTTTCTACGATGGACTTGTGACTTGAAATGGACAAGGGGTGAACAAATTAAAGCTTTTTCTGGTTTCACTGTTGAGTGTACTAAGAGTTGCTTGATTGATTGGTTGTGAGAGAGTATAAGCTTGTGCCCTTCATTGCTTTTATAGACTTTTCTACCCTAATTGTCCAAGCCTTTGTTTTTGGTGATGGCTTCTAGAGCATAATGAGTCATCATCATCTTTTGCTAATCATCTACCCATGCCATGGAAAAGTACTTTTTGCTGAGGGTGAGCTGCCCTCTGTCGCTTGTCATTTATCACATAGGCTTGCTGCCTATCAGTTGccaaaaaatgattttaaattcaACTTAGGCTGCCAACTGTTAGAGCCTAATCCTTTTCTGATTTTCGCATGCCTGGGTCTTCAATTGTACTGAGCTCAACATTAACAAACAGTGCCTCTTTTAATCATTATTAAGTCTGCTAATCATGACATTGATAATGATTAAAATTGAATGCTTGTCGAAACTAGGTAT contains the following coding sequences:
- the LOC137733605 gene encoding uncharacterized protein translates to MERFFKPKPIAPSTCSDSSSSRQNECDIDFNNLERDPGKRIRMKDYPSNIQDEGINELAKKMVEKGLHQTFAYVYLVVQLTLVLPVAIASVEMTFSVMNIIKNPLRNKIGDQWLNDNLVVYIEKDVFSCIGNEAIIEHFQTMKPRRGRFN
- the LOC137733137 gene encoding UDP-glucosyltransferase 29-like, giving the protein MVYSDHHRSISILMLPWLGHGHISPFLELAKKLTDRRDFHILICSTPVNLSCIKPKLPQKYSHCIEFVELHLPHDELPPHYHTTNGLPPHLMPTLKKAFDMSSDNFSQILSTLKPDLLIYDFLQPWAPSLASSHNIPAVEFFTTSAAVISFYVHHLKNPNVLFPYPSIYLRDYETKKFSSVLESSANGIKDVERALLCSDRSRNIILVKTSGEIESKYIDSLSKLMEKKIVPVGSLVQDPMDQKVDEESSIIKWLNERERASVVFVSFGSEYFLSKEEIQEIALGLELSQVSFIWVIRFPKEEKSTRVEDVLPKGFGERVGERGMIVEDWAPQAKILKHSSVRGFVSHCGWSSVLESIKFGVPIIAMPMQLDQPLNARLVEEVGVGVEVIRTGGGGSLRREEVAKVIRDVVEKIGEGVRIKALELSDKMKKKEDEEMDGVAEELMQICTTTRESTSTDF